The Megalops cyprinoides isolate fMegCyp1 chromosome 9, fMegCyp1.pri, whole genome shotgun sequence genome has a window encoding:
- the spint2 gene encoding kunitz-type protease inhibitor 2 — protein MTQVWCVALICFLVSVPVRGQESQTCIGEFETLPDHGLEQTFFDNAVGPLPNVSDVKACLAACCAKEDCQLALVGTPQDGLAQCFLVSCMEDGKDVCSLRPLQGFTVYRRSQISQRADIPSLGSTERCRAPMLVGPCRAAFPRFYYDATNQTCNPFIFGGCGSNGNIFTTEEECKSTCDGVTAAVTPTAASSGPVARRVALAYGKHPQSMANLYTVEIRAKLGCGIMDDPVFSPSQAPISLFSLGAHVVKVSVFGDTVPCFIIAYTNVFPASPSEGPLPTMTEDDFAAQCQAEPVSGPCRAYMPRFFYNSTTRTCQSFIYGGCRGNKNSYASANECHATCTVTVIPNAKKASAQKPTDDQEACTAAYKSGPCRAHFRMFYFDPATQTCKQFTYGGCQGNANRYGTEEECMAKCSGAGKVEEHGHHHMSRWTPAFFLVATLAIMSILLLVGLLLVSVRKVRSHRRHRRDDKEELLPEDQLASEVHA, from the exons ATGACACAGGTGTGGTGCGTCGCTTTGATCTGCTTCCTGGTCTCGGTACCTGTCCGAGGACAGGAAAGCCAGACATGCATCGGGGAATTCGAAACTCTGCCGGACCACGGGCTTGAGCAGACATTCTTCGACAACGCCGTGGGTCCCCTGCCGAACGTTTCCGATGTTAAGGCCTGCCTGGCGGCGTGCTGCGCCAAGGAAGACTGTCAGCTGGCTCTTGTGGGGACCCCACAGGACGGACTGGCTCAGTGCTTCCTGGTCAGCTGCATGGAGGATGGGAAAGACGTGTGCAGCCTTCGGCCCCTGCAGGGTTTCACCGTCTACCGCAGGAGCCAGATCTCCCAGAGAGCCGACATCCCCAGCCTAGGTTCTACAG agAGGTGCAGAGCCCCCATGCTGGTGGGGCCCTGTCGCGCCGCCTTCCCCCGTTTTTACTACGACGCCACCAACCAGACCTGCAACCCCTTCATCTTCGGTGGCTGCGGAAGCAACGGCAACATCTTCACGACGGAAGAGGAGTGCAAGTCAACCTGCGACGGagtcacag CTGCTGTGACGCCCACTGCTGCTTCCTCAGGCCCGGTCGCCAGGAGGGTCGCCTTGGCCTATGGTAAGCACCCACAGTCGATGGCTAACCTGTACACTGTAGAGATCAGGGCCAAGCTAGGGTGTGGAATAATGGATGATCCTGTTTTTAGTCCATCCCAAGCCCCGATTTCACTCTTCTCATTAGGTGCCCATGTAGTTAAGGTGAGTG TGTTTGGCGATACAGTGCCTTGTTTTATAATCGCATATACCAATGTTTTCCCAGCCAGTCCTTCCGAAGGTCCCCTTCCTACCATGACGGAGGATGATTTTGCAG CGCAGTGCCAGGCAGAGCCGGTGTCCGGTCCCTGCCGCGCCTACATGCCGCGGTTCTTCTACAACAGCACTACGCGCACCTGCCAGAGTTTCATCTACGGGGGCTGCAGAGGCAATAAGAATAGCTACGCCAGCGCCAACGAGTGCCACGCCACCTGCACAG TGACAGTCATCCCCAATGCCAAGAAAGCCTCTGCACAGAAGCCCACTGATGACCAAG AGGCCTGCACGGCAGCCTACAAGTCGGGCCCCTGCCGCGCCCACTTCCGCATGTTCTACTTTGACCCCGCCACCCAGACCTGCAAGCAGTTTACCTACGGGGGTTGCCAAGGCAACGCCAACCGCTACGGCACAGAGGAGGAGTGCATGGCAAAATGCAGCGGGGCGG GGAAAGTGGAAGAGCATGGACACCACCACATGTCTCGCTGGACTCCAG CCTTCTTCCTGGTGGCGACGCTGGCCATCATGTCCATCCTGCTCCTGGTGGGTCTCCTGCTGGTGTCCGTGCGGAAGGTGAGGTCCCACCGCCGCCACCGCCGGGACGAcaaggaggagctgctgccCGAGGACCAGCTGGCCTCGGAGGTGCACGCCTAA